The following are encoded in a window of Amycolatopsis lexingtonensis genomic DNA:
- a CDS encoding magnesium transporter CorA family protein encodes MTRSRLYRSGVLEREDFPAAEAARHLADPSVTLWLDLDAPTAQDLAVLAREFDLHPLAVASVLDDDHQRPKLVHYDRHAFLAAYAVHVTDGALAASEIDAFLTDRVLITVHHNNTTGIGALTERWDSTPELAKNGAAFLLHGLLDHLVDGHLDAVQALDEQVEELEDLVFADHVDHTDLQRRSLRLRRSLSRLRHLAVPMREIVASLMRRDDTLLPYFQDVYDHVLRVTEWTESLRDLIATIRETQLSIQGNRLNTIMKKVTSWAAIIAVPTAITGFYGQNIPYPGFGQASGVWVSTLAILVISATLYALFKRRDWL; translated from the coding sequence ATGACGCGCAGCCGGCTGTACCGCAGCGGTGTCCTCGAGCGGGAGGACTTCCCGGCCGCCGAGGCCGCCCGCCACCTCGCCGACCCGTCGGTGACCCTGTGGCTCGACCTGGACGCGCCCACCGCGCAGGACCTGGCGGTGCTCGCCCGCGAATTCGATCTGCACCCGCTCGCCGTCGCGTCCGTGCTCGACGACGACCACCAGCGGCCCAAGCTCGTGCACTACGACCGGCACGCGTTCCTCGCCGCGTACGCGGTGCACGTCACCGACGGCGCGCTGGCGGCGTCCGAGATCGACGCCTTCCTCACCGACCGCGTGCTGATCACCGTGCACCACAACAACACCACCGGCATCGGCGCCCTCACCGAGCGCTGGGACAGCACCCCCGAGCTGGCCAAGAACGGCGCCGCGTTCCTGCTCCACGGGCTGCTCGACCACCTCGTCGACGGGCACCTCGACGCCGTCCAAGCGCTGGACGAGCAGGTCGAGGAACTCGAGGACCTGGTGTTCGCCGACCACGTCGACCACACCGATCTGCAGCGCCGGTCACTGCGGCTGCGCCGGAGCCTCAGCCGGCTGCGCCACCTGGCCGTGCCGATGCGGGAGATCGTCGCCTCGCTGATGCGCCGCGACGACACGCTCCTGCCGTACTTCCAGGACGTCTACGACCACGTCCTGCGCGTGACGGAGTGGACGGAGTCCCTGCGCGACCTGATCGCGACGATCCGCGAAACCCAGCTGAGCATCCAGGGCAACCGGCTCAACACGATCATGAAGAAGGTCACCAGCTGGGCGGCGATCATCGCGGTCCCGACCGCGATCACCGGCTTCTACGGGCAGAACATCCCCTATCCCGGGTTCGGCCAGGCCTCCGGCGTGTGGGTCTCGACGCTGGCCATCCTGGTCATCTCCGCGACGCTGTACGCGTTGTTCAAGCGCCGGGACTGGCTCTGA
- a CDS encoding cation-translocating P-type ATPase, translating into MSSGTVLGTDEFHALPVSTVADRLGVDPRRGLSSEDADARLRRYGANTVSVPAGPGPLRRFLVQFHNPLIYVLLLAGVVTWVFGGRVDAGVIGGVVLLNAVVGFVQESRAQRALEALSTMVPVEATVVRDGVPRRIPAARLVPGDVVELAAGDRVPADLRLTEVHLAEIDESALTGESVPVVKSADPVPASAVVADRAGSAYSGTLVTRGQARGLVTATGGATQLGDIQHLVATAEVVTTPLTRKLARFSRQLSVVIVAVSAGAFALGVARGTPAPEMFTAVVALAVGAIPEGLPAAVAIVLAIGVVRMSRRGAIVRHLPAVETLGGTTVICTDKTGTLTRNRMTVTTLAAAGEPVPLAEAGSALRECLVAGVLCNDAELDEGDPTEIALLAAAVEAGLDPAAIRAAAPRTETVPFESETRTMTTVHNGVAYLKGAVEEVAARCETELLPGGGERPLDRAALDRMQETLTARGLRVLAFARLTPVPVLLGLQAMQDPPRPEAVTAVEACRSAGIDVKMITGDHAGTALAVAGAVGLADSARVRTGAELAELPPAEFDDAVADTSVFARVSPGQKLELVQALQRRGHVVAMTGDGVNDAPALRRADIGVAMGAGGTDAARQAADMVLTGDDFASIEAAVRVGRGVFDNLRKFIAWTLPANIGEGMVVLVAIVLGATLPIVPVQILWINMTTAVFLGLTMAFEPTEAGVMRRPPRPPARPLFTASLLRRVVLVSLLQVVAAFAAYRLQLGSGAPVEEARTTAVNVFVGVQAAYLLSCRSLDRPVLRAWPGHSRMFALGLVLTAGLQLVLTYVPVLNTWFHTAPVGLVSWLWVLGAAVVAFAVVEADKLLWLRFTARRASRRGGP; encoded by the coding sequence ATGAGTTCGGGAACGGTGCTGGGCACGGACGAGTTCCACGCGTTGCCGGTGTCGACCGTGGCCGACCGGCTCGGGGTCGACCCGCGGCGCGGCCTGAGCAGCGAGGATGCCGACGCCCGGTTGCGCCGCTACGGCGCCAACACCGTCAGCGTGCCCGCCGGACCCGGGCCGCTCCGGCGGTTCCTCGTCCAGTTCCACAACCCGCTCATCTACGTCCTGCTGCTCGCCGGCGTGGTGACCTGGGTGTTCGGCGGGCGCGTCGACGCCGGGGTGATCGGCGGGGTCGTGCTGCTGAACGCCGTCGTCGGGTTCGTGCAGGAGTCGCGGGCGCAGCGGGCGCTGGAGGCACTGTCGACCATGGTCCCGGTGGAGGCGACCGTCGTCCGGGACGGCGTCCCGCGGCGGATCCCCGCCGCGCGGCTCGTGCCGGGTGACGTCGTGGAGCTCGCTGCCGGTGACCGGGTTCCGGCCGATCTTCGGCTGACCGAGGTGCACCTGGCCGAGATCGACGAGTCCGCGCTGACCGGGGAGTCGGTGCCGGTGGTGAAGTCCGCCGATCCGGTGCCCGCGTCGGCCGTGGTCGCCGACCGCGCCGGCTCGGCCTACTCGGGGACGCTCGTGACCCGCGGCCAGGCGCGCGGCCTGGTGACCGCGACCGGCGGTGCGACGCAGCTGGGCGACATCCAGCACCTGGTGGCCACCGCGGAAGTCGTCACCACGCCGTTGACGCGCAAGCTGGCCCGGTTTTCGCGGCAGCTGAGCGTGGTGATCGTCGCGGTCTCGGCCGGGGCGTTCGCGCTCGGCGTCGCACGGGGCACGCCGGCGCCGGAGATGTTCACCGCCGTGGTGGCGCTCGCCGTCGGCGCGATCCCCGAGGGACTGCCGGCCGCGGTGGCGATCGTGCTGGCCATCGGCGTGGTGCGGATGTCCCGGCGCGGCGCGATCGTCCGGCACCTGCCCGCGGTCGAAACGCTGGGCGGGACGACGGTGATCTGCACGGACAAGACCGGCACCCTCACCCGCAACCGGATGACCGTGACCACCCTCGCGGCGGCGGGCGAGCCGGTTCCCTTGGCAGAGGCGGGAAGCGCGCTGCGGGAGTGTCTCGTCGCCGGCGTCCTGTGCAATGACGCCGAACTCGACGAAGGCGATCCGACGGAGATCGCGCTGCTCGCCGCGGCGGTCGAGGCCGGACTGGACCCGGCCGCGATCCGGGCGGCCGCGCCGCGCACGGAGACCGTCCCGTTCGAGTCCGAGACCCGTACCATGACCACGGTCCACAATGGAGTCGCCTATCTCAAGGGGGCCGTCGAAGAGGTCGCGGCCCGCTGCGAGACCGAGCTGCTGCCCGGCGGCGGCGAGCGCCCGCTCGACCGGGCCGCCCTCGACCGGATGCAGGAAACCCTGACCGCGCGCGGATTGCGGGTGCTCGCGTTCGCGCGGCTCACGCCGGTGCCGGTCCTGCTGGGCCTGCAGGCGATGCAGGACCCGCCGCGGCCCGAGGCGGTCACCGCGGTCGAGGCCTGCCGGAGCGCGGGCATCGACGTCAAGATGATCACCGGCGACCACGCCGGGACCGCCCTCGCGGTCGCCGGCGCCGTGGGACTGGCCGATTCCGCGCGGGTCCGCACCGGGGCCGAGCTGGCGGAACTGCCGCCGGCGGAGTTCGACGACGCGGTCGCGGACACGAGTGTGTTCGCACGCGTGTCGCCGGGACAGAAGCTCGAGCTGGTGCAGGCGTTGCAGCGGCGCGGGCACGTCGTCGCGATGACCGGCGACGGGGTGAACGACGCTCCTGCGCTGCGCCGCGCGGACATCGGCGTCGCGATGGGCGCGGGCGGGACCGACGCCGCCCGCCAGGCCGCGGACATGGTCCTGACCGGCGACGACTTCGCCTCGATCGAGGCGGCCGTGCGGGTGGGCCGCGGGGTGTTCGACAACCTGCGCAAGTTCATCGCGTGGACGCTGCCCGCCAACATCGGCGAGGGCATGGTCGTGCTCGTGGCGATCGTGCTGGGGGCGACGCTGCCGATCGTGCCGGTGCAGATCCTGTGGATCAACATGACCACGGCGGTCTTCCTGGGACTGACGATGGCGTTCGAGCCGACCGAGGCCGGCGTGATGCGGCGCCCGCCGCGGCCACCCGCACGGCCGTTGTTCACCGCATCGCTGTTGCGCCGGGTCGTGCTCGTCTCGCTCCTGCAGGTGGTGGCCGCGTTCGCCGCGTACCGCCTGCAACTCGGCTCGGGTGCCCCGGTCGAGGAGGCGCGGACGACCGCGGTCAACGTGTTCGTCGGCGTCCAGGCCGCCTACCTGCTCAGCTGCCGCTCGCTCGACCGCCCGGTGCTGCGCGCGTGGCCGGGCCACAGCCGGATGTTCGCGCTGGGGCTCGTCTTGACGGCCGGGTTGCAGCTGGTGCTGACGTACGTGCCGGTGCTGAACACGTGGTTCCACACCGCGCCGGTCGGGCTGGTGTCGTGGCTGTGGGTGCTGGGGGCCGCGGTGGTGGCGTTCGCGGTGGTGGAGGCGGACAAGCTGCTGTGGCTGCGCTTCACCGCACGCCGGGCCTCACGCCGCGGTGGTCCGTGA
- a CDS encoding DUF1876 domain-containing protein, whose product MQEKRWHVEVHIDEDDDGRTRATARLETADDTRISGTGVARLNPADRDIPEIGDELATSRALSDLAHNLLECAAGDIEALTHKPVRLDH is encoded by the coding sequence ATGCAGGAGAAGCGCTGGCACGTCGAAGTGCACATCGACGAAGACGACGACGGCCGCACCCGCGCCACGGCCCGGCTCGAGACGGCCGACGACACCAGGATCTCCGGGACCGGCGTCGCCCGGCTCAACCCCGCCGACCGGGACATCCCCGAGATCGGGGACGAGCTCGCCACCTCGCGCGCGCTGAGCGACCTGGCGCACAACCTGCTCGAGTGCGCCGCGGGCGACATCGAGGCGCTCACGCACAAGCCGGTCCGGCTGGACCACTGA
- a CDS encoding glutamate--cysteine ligase, protein MGGPPTVGVEEEFVLLDPRTGVAVPAAPSVLGVLDDEPGVVPEFLRFQLETLTGVCRSLAEVRADLTRLRRRVSEAAAGEGCLAVATAVPPFGAAPVVTADVRYQRLAARFPALVAGAGTCACHVHVGIPSRAAGVRALAGLRPWLGVLLALSANSPYVDGLDSGWASARYPLWSRWPTARPPAAWRDVAEYDAAVGEAIRSGAAPDARSVYFYARLSPRHPTVEVRIADVCLDVGDAVVLAGLVRALVVTALGEGAPAVRPPDSVIARSLRTAARHGLAGPGLDVVTGSPAPGEKLVADLLAYVRPALLATGDLDEVQRGCCAIGSRGGGAGRQRALRAASKTPAAFAARLAAVTRGTDDESLEVAR, encoded by the coding sequence GTGGGGGGACCGCCTACGGTCGGCGTGGAGGAGGAGTTCGTGCTGCTGGACCCCCGGACCGGGGTGGCCGTCCCGGCGGCGCCGTCGGTCCTCGGCGTCCTGGACGACGAACCCGGCGTGGTGCCGGAGTTCCTGCGCTTCCAGCTCGAGACGCTGACGGGGGTGTGCCGGTCGCTGGCCGAGGTCCGCGCGGACCTGACGCGGTTGCGCCGGCGGGTGAGCGAGGCCGCGGCGGGTGAGGGGTGCCTGGCGGTGGCGACCGCCGTCCCGCCGTTCGGCGCCGCGCCGGTGGTCACCGCCGACGTGCGGTACCAGCGGCTCGCGGCGCGGTTCCCGGCGCTGGTCGCCGGCGCGGGGACCTGCGCCTGCCACGTCCACGTCGGGATCCCGTCCCGGGCCGCCGGCGTGCGCGCGCTCGCCGGGCTGCGACCGTGGCTCGGCGTGCTCCTGGCGCTGAGCGCGAACTCGCCGTACGTCGACGGCCTCGATTCGGGGTGGGCGAGCGCCCGGTACCCGCTGTGGTCGCGCTGGCCGACGGCCCGGCCACCGGCCGCGTGGCGCGACGTCGCCGAGTACGACGCGGCGGTCGGCGAAGCGATCCGGAGCGGCGCCGCGCCGGACGCCCGCAGCGTGTACTTCTACGCCCGGCTCTCGCCGAGGCACCCGACCGTCGAGGTGCGGATCGCCGATGTCTGTCTCGACGTCGGCGACGCTGTCGTGCTCGCGGGCCTGGTGCGGGCGCTCGTGGTCACGGCGCTCGGCGAAGGCGCTCCCGCGGTTCGGCCACCGGACTCGGTGATCGCGCGGTCGCTGCGCACCGCCGCCCGGCACGGACTGGCCGGACCCGGCCTGGACGTCGTCACCGGGTCGCCGGCGCCGGGGGAGAAGCTCGTGGCGGACTTGCTGGCTTACGTCCGCCCGGCGCTGCTGGCCACCGGTGACCTCGACGAGGTGCAGCGGGGCTGCTGTGCGATCGGGTCTCGGGGCGGCGGTGCGGGCCGGCAGCGCGCGCTTCGCGCGGCATCGAAGACCCCGGCGGCGTTCGCGGCTCGGCTGGCCGCGGTGACCCGGGGAACGGACGACGAAAGCCTGGAGGTGGCGCGATGA
- a CDS encoding flavodoxin family protein: MRILVVFESMFGATEEIAEAIGKGLAGAAPVEVVNVDKAPRDLTGVDLLVVGGPTHVHAMSRAATRKSAAEQSEQPTHSQTGVREWLDSLESVPAGLPAATFDTRLEKPRVLTGAASLGEAKRLRRRGCRLVRPAESFFVETSPADAGPKPGEVERAEAWGAALGRSLS; encoded by the coding sequence ATGCGGATCCTCGTCGTCTTCGAATCGATGTTCGGTGCCACCGAAGAAATCGCGGAGGCCATCGGCAAGGGGCTGGCCGGGGCCGCCCCGGTGGAGGTGGTCAACGTCGACAAAGCGCCACGGGACCTGACCGGCGTCGACCTGCTCGTCGTCGGCGGCCCGACCCACGTGCACGCGATGAGCCGCGCCGCCACCCGCAAGTCGGCCGCGGAGCAGTCGGAGCAACCGACCCACTCGCAGACCGGCGTGCGCGAATGGCTGGACTCGCTCGAGTCAGTGCCGGCCGGGCTGCCGGCCGCGACCTTCGACACCCGGCTGGAGAAGCCGCGCGTGCTGACCGGGGCCGCGTCGCTCGGCGAGGCCAAACGGCTGCGCCGGCGCGGGTGCCGGCTCGTCCGGCCGGCGGAGAGCTTCTTCGTCGAGACGAGCCCGGCCGACGCCGGACCGAAGCCCGGTGAGGTCGAGCGCGCCGAGGCGTGGGGTGCGGCCCTGGGCCGCAGCCTCTCCTGA